Below is a genomic region from Actinomyces weissii.
AACCTGGGCCTGAGCCTGGACTGGAACAACGGGGCCTGGACCAGCACCTCACAGTCCAAGGAGAACCGGGGGCTCTACGACGCCCGCCTGGGTTCCCAGGGGCCGGTCACCTGGCGTATCACCGGTGCTGGCGCCGCCTCCGCCAAGGACCCGGCCAACCCCTCCGGCACGATCTACAACAACGGTGGGCTGCAGGGGGAGAAGGCCCGCTGGTACGGCAAGGACCTGGACGACTCCTCCTGGCAGCAGGCCACTGACCTGCATGCTGCCACCCCGGGCGTGACCTGGTACCGGGCCAAGGCCCGGCTGGACGTCCCGGCTGGCCAGGACACGGCCTTCCGGCTGCGGGTGGACTCCGCTCGCTTCAGCTCCAAGACCGACCGTTCCCAGCTGACGCTGTTCGTCAACGGCTGGAACACGGGGGTCTACATCGGTGACATGGGCCCCCAGAGCTCCTTCACCGTCCCGCAGGGCTTCCTGAACCTGCAGGGGGAGAACACCATCGCCGTCGCGGTGGCCTCCAAGGAGGCCGGAGCGGGTCCGGAGGGTATCACCCTGGAGGCGGTCCACTCGACGACGGCGCCGGTGCCCGCGGCCCCGGGGCAGCCGGTGCCCCCGAGCGAGCCTCAGCCCACTGCGGAGCCGAGCGCTACGCCCAGTGCGCAGCCCACTGCCGGGCCGACCACCCCGCCTGGCGTCCCGGAGGGCAGCATGCCTGCCTACGTGGCCGCGATGCTCGGCAGCTCCCGGGCGAAGGTCTTCCACGGAGACTGGGACGGCAACGGCTCCAGGACCTGGGCGGTGCGCGTGGGCAGCCGGGTGGTGTTCTACAACGAGAACACGGTCAACGCCCCCGTCTACGCCTCTATCTCACTGGGCCGTTCCACGGACGAGGTCTACGTGGGTGACTGGGACGGGGACAGGCGCGACACCCTGGCGCTGCGCCGTGGCACGACCGTCTTCTACCAGGAGCGACTCACCAGTACCGCCACCACCAGGGGCTCGGTTCCCAAGGGGATCCCGCTCAAGGTCGTGAGGGTTGACGGAAAGGACACTCTTACCACCCAGTGACCAGCTGCCGGGGTCTGCCGCCGCCCGGCCCAGGGCTGAGGCAGGCCCCGGCCTCCCGGTACCCACCTGCCAGACCCCGACCGGCCAGGGACGTACCGGTCTCGTGGTACCGATGTCCCGGTCTCGCGAGACCGGGACATATGGCTCGCGAGACCGGGACATATGGCTCACGAAACCGGTAAGGGGAGCCTTAGTGGTGTCCGTGTCCTAGACCCCCAGGACCCGCGCCGGCTTCACCACAGAGGTCCCCGCAGCAGGCCCGCCACAGGGCCCGCCCCCAACAAGCTTCCCTAACCCCGACAACCCTAGGAAGGAACAATGAGGATCCGACCCAACTCCCTACTAGCGCGCCTGTGCGCGGTCGCAGGTGCCCTGGCCATCAGCGGCCTGGGCGTGGGTGCCGCCGCACCAGGCACCACCCCGGCCGCCGTCGCCGCCGACGCCGCCAACGTCGCCCTGGCCACCGCCGGGGCCCGCGTGACCGCCTCCGGCACCGAGGTCAGCGACAGGTTCCAGCCGGACACGATCATTGACGGCAACACCGAAGGCGCCTCCCGCTGGTCCTCCGACAAGAGCGACCAGGCCTGGATCGCCGTCGAGCTGGCCCAGTCCACCACCGTCGACCACGTGACCATCCACTGGGAGACCGCCTGCGCCGCGGCCTACCACCTGGAGGTCTCCAACGACGGCGCCCAGTGGACCCGCGCCACCGACACCATCCGGCCCACCTGCGGCACCGTAGACACCCAGAGCCTCAAGCCAGAGGTGGCGGGCCAGCAGTGGAAGCACGTCAAGATGCAGGCCGAGGCCCGCACCCCCTTCAACGGCCAGTACTACGGGGTCTCCCTGTACGAGCTGGAGGTGTGGAACGGCCCGGTCCCCCAGTCACCCGACACCAAGCTGCACCTGGTGCCCCTGCCCACGGACCTCCAGGACGACTCGGCCACCAAGCAGCCCTTCACCCTGGACCCCAGCAGCCGCGTGGTGGTCGCGGGCGACAAGGGCGCCGCGGTGGCCGAGATCCTCGCCAGCGAGCTGCGCGCGGCCACCGGTTACGAGATCCCGGTGGTGGAGAGCAACGGTGCCAAGGACACCGACATCGTGCTGGCCACCGGTGACCCGGCGGTAGGCAAGGGGCGGGCCCAGGAGGCGTACTCCCTGACGGTCTCCTCCGAAGGCGTGCTGGTCACCGCCAGCAGCGACCACGGCCTGTTCAACGGGACACGCACCCTCAAGCAGCTCTTCCCGCCCGCCGTCGAGTCCCCCACGGCAGTGACCCAGGTGTGGACGGCGCCCGCCGTCTCCATCAAGGACGCGCCGCGCTTCGAGTACCGCTCGATCATGCTGGACCCGGCCCGCTCCTTCCTGCCGGTGGAGGACGTCAAGAAGATCATCGACCAGATGGGCGACCTCAAGATGAGCTCGCTGCACCTGCACCTGGCTGACGACCAGGGCTGGCGCATCGAGATCACCAACGACGGGCGCGTCCAGGGTGACACCATCGACTACACCAGGCTGACCGAGGTCTCCGGCAAGACCTCCATGAACACCCACGACCGGGCCCCAGACAACGAGCTGGGCCGCACCGGCTTCTACACGCAGGCCCAGTACAAGGAGATCGTCGCCTACGCCGGGGCCAAGCACATCACCGTGATCCCGGAGATCGACCTGCCTGGGCACACCAACGCCGCCCTGCACGCCATCCCCGAGCTGAACACGGCCGGGGCCTCCCACCAGGGCACCAGCGAGCAGCCCACCGCCCCCGCCAACGGCACCGGCAGCGTGGGATACTCCTACCTGGACCCGGACTCGGAGGTCAGCTACACCTTCATGCGTCACGTGCTCAAGCAGGTGGCGGCCATGACCCCCGGGCCCTACCTCCACGTCGGTGGCGACGAGTCCCACGACTTCGTGACCCGGCACGGGATCGCTGACTTCAACGAGATGGTCCGCCGTATCGGTGAGATCGTGCGTGAGACCGGCAAGAACCGTCTGGGCTGGTCGGAGATCGCCACCTCCACGCTGCAGGCGGGCGACGGCGTCCAGTACTGGGTGGGTGACACCCGGAACGTGACGCGCGCGGTGACCCGTGAGGGTGCCAAGGTGCTCATGACCAAGGCCGACGCCGCCTACCTGGACCAGAAGTACACGCCCAAGACCCCGATCGCCATCAGCTGGGCCTGCAGCGGTGACTGCGACCTGCGCCACTACTACACCTGGGACCCGGCCACGGTGATCGGCGGGGTCGACGACAGCAAGCTCCTGGGGCTGGAGGGGCCGCTGTGGTCCGAGACCCAGCGTGGTGGGGACCAGACCGAGTTCCTGCTGTGGGCCCGGGCCGCCAGCCACGCTGAGATCGGCTGGTCCGAGCAGAGTGACCGTGACGTAAACGACTTCGTCAAGCGCATGGTCACCCAGGGCTCCCGCTGGGCCTTTGAGCACACCAACTACTTTGACAGCCCCCAGGTGACCTGGGGCGTGGACCTGGCTGGCACTGCTGGCCTTACCGCCCCCACCGGCCAGGAGGTGACCCTGCCGCTGGGCCTGCTCTCCGCGCCGGGCACCAAGACTGACGGCACCTCGCTGACGGTGGACACGGTTGACGACGCCGACGGCCGCTCCGCCTCGGTCCTGCCTGCGGGCTCCAGCGTGTCCGTCAGCTGGGGCGACGGCAGCGCCGACACCACGGCCACCATCAAGGCTGACCGTCCGCGCACCGCCTACTACGCGGCGGGCCTGTACCGTCTGCTGGGCAGCCACCGCTACGCCAGCGCGGGCGACTACACCCTCACCCTGACGGTGGGCGGCAAGTCAGTGACCACGGTGGTCCACGTGGCCGACGGCGCCACGGCCACGGCCCTGCCCGCCGAGTGGGACCCCTCTGTCAGTGCTACCGCCAACGTGCCGGACACGGACTTCAAGGTCGGTGACCGGGTCCTCATGGAGGTGCGTGGCTTTGAGCCGGGCAGCTACGTCGCCATCAGCATCGGTGGCGTTGAGCTGGGTCGGTTCCGGGCGGACCAGGACGGCAACCGCCTGGAGCAGTGGGTGAACATCCCCGGTTTCGTCTACGACGGTGCGGACCAGGACCTGACCTTCTCCAACGGCACCCGCAGCGTCACCGTGAAGGTGAGTGTCAACGGTGGGCGGGTCAGGCTGGCTAACGCCTTGGACCACAGTGAGCTGACCCTGGTGGACTTCGACTCGGAAGAGACGGTGGGGGAGCCCCGCCCCAACGGTCCCGCGGCCGCGGCGATCGACGGCGACCCGGCGTCCTTCTGGCACACGAGGTGGAAGGGCGGCAGCGACCAGTTCCCCCACCACATCACTCTGGGGCTGCCGCAGGGCAAGACCTGCAAGGTGACTGGTTTCGAGTACACCGGACGTCGGGACCTCTCCAACACCCGGGTGAAGGACTACACGCTGTCGGTGTCTGAGGACGGCAGCAGCTGGACCGAGGTGGCCTCCGGGCGCCTGGAGGACACCGCCTCCCCGCAGGCGGTGAACCTGCCTGCGGAGAAGGTCGCGCAGGCCAAGCTCGTCAAGATGACGCAGCTGAGCTCGCACAACGGTGACGCCTTCGGGGGTGCTGCCGAGATCCGTGTGGGCGCGCTGTGCGCTGAGCCGGGGGAGCAGCCGGGTGACGGGCCGACGGCGGGGCCGAGTGCGTCGCCGTCTGCTGCTCCGTCGGCGTCGCCGTCGGCTGAGCCGACGGTGAAGCCGACTGGGGCGCCGGGCGGGCCGGTGGTGCCGGAGGGTGCCAAGCCTGCTTATGTGTCGGCTGTGGAGGCCAAGGGCAACGGCAAGCTGCTTTATGGTGACTGGGACGGTGACGGCGACGACAGCTGGGCTGTGCGTGTGGGCACCCGCGTGGTGTTCTATGCGGACAACCGGGTGGACGCGCCGGTGTACGCCTCGATCTCGCTGGGGCGCAGCACCGACCAGGTGCTGGTTGGTGACTGGGACGGTGACGGGTATGACACCCTGGCGCTGCGCCGGGGGACCACGGTGCTGACCCAGAAGAAGCTCACGAGCACGTCCACCGAGCGGGTGGTGGTGGAGGGTATTACCCGGACCAGCCCGGTGAAGGTGGTCAAGGGCGTGGAGCCTGGTGGCAGGGACGTGATCGTCCTGGGCTGACCTGTCCTGCCTCGGGCTGAGGTGAGCGCCTTGGGCTGAGGTGAGCGCCTTGGGCTGAGGGGCTGCTTGGTTCCGGTCGGGCCTGGCGCGGTAGGGCTGTGTTCCTGCCGCGCCAGGCCCGTTTCTGTGGGTGTCCTGGCTACCTGCCCGGGGGCGACGTCGTCGTGTGCCGTCGTTGGTGGGCTGGTCGCGTAAGCGCTTGCGTTTGCAGGGGTGACGACGTCGTGTGCCGTCGTTGGTGGCATGACCGTTGCAGCGGTGGGGTGCTGTGGTGGCTGCTGTTCTGGGGCTGGTTTCTGGCGTCTGCGTGGGGGTTGTTTTCTGTGGGACTTCGGGGGGTAACGGTCGGTGCGTACCGGTCTGGTGAGCCATATGTCCCGGTCTCGCGAGACCGGGACATCGGTACCGCGAGACCGGGACATATGCACCACGAGATCCGGGAGCACCGAACAGCCTGTGGACAACCGCCCCGCAAGCAGACGCGCACCCCGTCGTCGTCGTCGCCAGCCCCCGACCTGGCTATGGTCGGTACATGACCGCAACAGACCTGCGCACCCCGGAAAGCACCCCGGTGTCCAACGAGACGCTGCGCAGCATCATGTCCCACCGCACCATCCGCGCCTTCACCCCGGAGCCGCTGCCGCCGGAGCTGGTCACCACCCTCCTGGAGGCCGCCCGGCACGCCCCCACCTCCTCCTTCCAGCAGCAGTGCACCATCATCCGGGTGCTCGACCCCCAGGTCCGTGAGCAGCTGCACCAGGCCTCCGGGCAGCCCTACGTGGGCGGCCGCGCCGGAGAGCTGTTCGTGCTGGTCGCTGACCTGCACCGCAACGCCTGGCTGCGGGAGCGCGCAGGCGCGGACCTCGCCCCCCTGGAGACGACGAACCTCTTCCTCCAGGCCGTGGAGGACGTCCTGCTAGCCGCCCAGAACATGGTGGTGGCCGCCGAGTCCCTGGGGCTGGGCACCTGCTACCTGGGCTCCCTGCTGGGGGACCCCCGCCTGGTCATCTCCGCCCTGCAGCTGCCGGCGCGCACCTTCCCGGTAGTGGGACTGCTGGTCGGCCACCCGGCCCAGGACCCCCAGCTCAAGCCCCGCCTGCCCCTGAGTGTCACCACCGCGGTGGACAGGTACCCGCATCCCGCTGACCACGCCGACGCCTTCGCCGAGTACGACCAGCTCGTCCAGTGCTACTACGACCTGCGTGAGGCCAACCGGCGCGTGGACTCCTTCAGCCAGCAGATCGCCTCCGCCCTGGGCAGCGGGCGCGCCTCCCGGTCCCCGGTCCTGGAGGTGCTGCACGAGCAGCGCCTGTGCCTGCGGTAAGGGGCTGGGTATGAGCCAGAACAACGGGGCCACGCCGACGGCGGAGCGGGTGCCCACGCTCGCCCAGTTCACCTTCCCGGTGGCGCTGGTGGTCACCGAGGGTGGGCGTACCGTCCTGGAGGCCGGGCGCACCACCGAGGTCTTCCCCTTCGCCTCCGTGACCAAGCCGATCGTCGCCTGGGCCGCCCTGGTGGCGGTGGAGCGCGGGATGCTGCACCTGGACGACCCGGCCGCGCCGCCGTCGTCACCGTTGGCGGGGGCGACGGTCCGCCACCTGCTGGCGCACGCCTCCGGGGTGTCCCTGGACGGGCCGGCGGCTGACGGCAGTGAGGTCCTGCGGGCGGCGCCGGGGGAGCGGCGCATCTACTCCAACCGCGGTATCGAGCTGCTGGGGCAGCGCCTGGAGGAGGCGACGGCGACCCCCCTGGAGGCCTGGGTGGAGCAGACGGTGCTGGAGCCGCTGGGGATGGCGAGCGTCATGGTGCCCGGCTCTCCGGCGCACTCGGGGGCGGGTAACGCGCAGGACCTGTCGCGCTTCGCCCAGGAGCTGGCGGCGCCGACCCTGGTGGCAGCCGAGCTGGCGGCGGAGGCCTGCGCCCCGGTGTTCCCGGGGCTTAACGGCGTGGTTCCCGGCTACGGCCTGCACAAGCCCAACGACTTCGGGCTGGGGGTGGAGGTCCGGGGCGGCAAGCACCCCCACTGGACCGGCGGCGGCAACAGCCCCCAGACCTTCGGGCACTTTGGCCAGTCCGGGTCCTTCCTGTGGGTGGATCCGGTGGCGGGGCGGCAGGCGGTGTTCCTGGGGGCGGAGCCTTTCGGGGAGCAG
It encodes:
- a CDS encoding family 20 glycosylhydrolase, translated to MRIRPNSLLARLCAVAGALAISGLGVGAAAPGTTPAAVAADAANVALATAGARVTASGTEVSDRFQPDTIIDGNTEGASRWSSDKSDQAWIAVELAQSTTVDHVTIHWETACAAAYHLEVSNDGAQWTRATDTIRPTCGTVDTQSLKPEVAGQQWKHVKMQAEARTPFNGQYYGVSLYELEVWNGPVPQSPDTKLHLVPLPTDLQDDSATKQPFTLDPSSRVVVAGDKGAAVAEILASELRAATGYEIPVVESNGAKDTDIVLATGDPAVGKGRAQEAYSLTVSSEGVLVTASSDHGLFNGTRTLKQLFPPAVESPTAVTQVWTAPAVSIKDAPRFEYRSIMLDPARSFLPVEDVKKIIDQMGDLKMSSLHLHLADDQGWRIEITNDGRVQGDTIDYTRLTEVSGKTSMNTHDRAPDNELGRTGFYTQAQYKEIVAYAGAKHITVIPEIDLPGHTNAALHAIPELNTAGASHQGTSEQPTAPANGTGSVGYSYLDPDSEVSYTFMRHVLKQVAAMTPGPYLHVGGDESHDFVTRHGIADFNEMVRRIGEIVRETGKNRLGWSEIATSTLQAGDGVQYWVGDTRNVTRAVTREGAKVLMTKADAAYLDQKYTPKTPIAISWACSGDCDLRHYYTWDPATVIGGVDDSKLLGLEGPLWSETQRGGDQTEFLLWARAASHAEIGWSEQSDRDVNDFVKRMVTQGSRWAFEHTNYFDSPQVTWGVDLAGTAGLTAPTGQEVTLPLGLLSAPGTKTDGTSLTVDTVDDADGRSASVLPAGSSVSVSWGDGSADTTATIKADRPRTAYYAAGLYRLLGSHRYASAGDYTLTLTVGGKSVTTVVHVADGATATALPAEWDPSVSATANVPDTDFKVGDRVLMEVRGFEPGSYVAISIGGVELGRFRADQDGNRLEQWVNIPGFVYDGADQDLTFSNGTRSVTVKVSVNGGRVRLANALDHSELTLVDFDSEETVGEPRPNGPAAAAIDGDPASFWHTRWKGGSDQFPHHITLGLPQGKTCKVTGFEYTGRRDLSNTRVKDYTLSVSEDGSSWTEVASGRLEDTASPQAVNLPAEKVAQAKLVKMTQLSSHNGDAFGGAAEIRVGALCAEPGEQPGDGPTAGPSASPSAAPSASPSAEPTVKPTGAPGGPVVPEGAKPAYVSAVEAKGNGKLLYGDWDGDGDDSWAVRVGTRVVFYADNRVDAPVYASISLGRSTDQVLVGDWDGDGYDTLALRRGTTVLTQKKLTSTSTERVVVEGITRTSPVKVVKGVEPGGRDVIVLG
- a CDS encoding NADPH-dependent oxidoreductase, which produces MTATDLRTPESTPVSNETLRSIMSHRTIRAFTPEPLPPELVTTLLEAARHAPTSSFQQQCTIIRVLDPQVREQLHQASGQPYVGGRAGELFVLVADLHRNAWLRERAGADLAPLETTNLFLQAVEDVLLAAQNMVVAAESLGLGTCYLGSLLGDPRLVISALQLPARTFPVVGLLVGHPAQDPQLKPRLPLSVTTAVDRYPHPADHADAFAEYDQLVQCYYDLREANRRVDSFSQQIASALGSGRASRSPVLEVLHEQRLCLR
- a CDS encoding serine hydrolase domain-containing protein translates to MSQNNGATPTAERVPTLAQFTFPVALVVTEGGRTVLEAGRTTEVFPFASVTKPIVAWAALVAVERGMLHLDDPAAPPSSPLAGATVRHLLAHASGVSLDGPAADGSEVLRAAPGERRIYSNRGIELLGQRLEEATATPLEAWVEQTVLEPLGMASVMVPGSPAHSGAGNAQDLSRFAQELAAPTLVAAELAAEACAPVFPGLNGVVPGYGLHKPNDFGLGVEVRGGKHPHWTGGGNSPQTFGHFGQSGSFLWVDPVAGRQAVFLGAEPFGEQHRRLWPALNDEVLGL